The stretch of DNA GTGAGGTCATATACAGATCAAGATGTTTATTGACGCCGTCCCAGTTCGCCAGACAGCCGCAGGTTTCCATGGAGGCCACATGGATGCGCGGGAGGTAGATATTCTCTTTCACCACCGTGGCCGCGCTGGCAAAGGCTTTTTCGGTCGCCGACTTGTCGCCCACTTCCCAGTGCCAGATACGGTTGTTCTCTTTGTCGTCGCGGACTTTGGTCGCGCCGGGTTCCAGCGCCTTGCGCGGATTGACGACGACGGGCAGGGGGTCGTAATCCACTTCCACGGCGGCCACCCCGTCGGCGGCGGCGTAGCGGTCTGCCGCGATCACCGCCACCACTTCCTGCGCCTGGTACTTCACCGTGTCAATGGGCAAAACCATTTGCTTGTCGCCCGCTAGAGTCGGCATCCAGTGCAGGTTGTACTTTTCCAGGTCCTTGCCAGTGATGAAGCCCAGCACGCCCGGAATCTTGGCCGCCTTTTCGGTGTTGATGCTTTTGATTTTGGCGTGAGCGTAAGGACTGCGCACGATGTCGAGCCACAACATGCCCGGCAGTTTGAAATCGTCAATGTAATTGCCTTTGCCCTGAAGGAAACGCGCGTCTTCCTTGCGTTTCATCGAAGAGCCGAGACCGTGTACTTCAGCCATAGTATCCTCCGTATTTCGTATTGCGTATTTCGTATTTACGGACTACACAATACGCACTACGCCTCCTGCATTTTCTTGGCGGCATACTGCACCGCTTTGACGATGTTGTTGTAGCCCGTGCACCGGCACAAGTTGCCCGACAACCCCCAGCGAATTTCGTCTTCGGTTGGGTTGGGGTTCTTCTTCAGCAGGGCGACAGACGACAACATCATTCCCGGCGTGCAGAAGCCGCACTGCAAACCGTGCTCCTGATGAAAGCCTTCCTGGATCGGATGCAGAGCGCCATTTTGGGCCAGGCCCTCTACGGTCATCACCTCGCCGCCGTCGGCCTGCACAGCCAGCACGGTGCAACTCTTGACGTTGCGGCCATTGAGCATGACGGTACACGCGCCGCACGACGACGAGTCACAGCCGATGTGAGTGCCGGTGAGGTTGAGATTCTCGCGGAGGAGGTGCACGAGCAAAAGCCGCGACTCGACATCGGCATGGTGAAGTGTGCCATTGACAGTAACATGAATGTGATGGGTGCTCATAGTTGACTCCTTGTTGGATGCCGCCGTCTAATCCGCCCGTCACCTTTGGTCTTAAGTTGACCGCCTTTCTGCTGGGATGTTTCCCAACAGAACCAAAGGTGAAGAAAGAACAAAGGTTGCTAGCGGATTAGAGCGACCACACCACGCACTCAGCCCTTCGCCCTCGCCACCGCTTGCTTCAACGCGCGAACGGTGAGCGTTTTGACCAGTGAGCGTTTGTACTCCGCCGAGCCGCGCGGGTCGGCGCTGGGGTCAGCGGCGGCGGCGGCCAACCCGGCGGCGGCGCGGATGGCGTCGTCGGTGGGCGCTTTGCCATGCAGGGCGGCCTCGGCGGCGGTGGCCTTGATCGGCACGAGGCCGACGTTAGTGAGGCCAATGCCAACGTATGAGCATTTGCCGCTTGCGTCGAGAGTCACCTGAGCGGCTACAGCGGCGGTGGCGTAGTCGCCAACCTTGCGCTCAATTTTGAGATAGCACCCGCCGGTGCGTGGCTTGTTGGCCGGGATTTGGATCTCGGTTAACACTTCGTCGTGAGCCAGAGCCGTCTCAAACGTACCTTTGAAAAAATCGGTGATGGGGATGGTGCGGTTTCCCTTCGGGCTGGCGGCCACCACCTGGGCGCCGTAGGCCAGCATGGTGGCCGGGTGATCGTTGGCCGGGTCGGCGTGGGCCAGGTTGCCGCCTACTGTAGCCAGGTTGCGCACCACCGGGTCGGCGATCATTCTGGCCGTGTCGGCCAGCAAGGGGTACTTCTTATGGATCAACTCGGACTCGTCGAGTTCCGACTCGCGGGTCATCGCCCCGATCTTGAGCCAGCCCCCATCCTCGCGAATGTAGCTCAGGCCTTCGAGGCGGTTGATGTCAATAAGCAAAGCGGGCGACGCAAGCCGGTACCGCATCATCGGTATCAGGCTATGGCCGCCCGCTAGAATTTTGGCCTCCGGGTTCTGCCCCAACAAAGTAATGGCTTCACTCAGAGTCTTTGGAACTGCGTAATCAAAGGTAGGTGGAATCATGGGCATCGCTCCATTTTGGGTAATGAGTAATTGGGGAGTAGGGTGAAGATTGAGGAAGGGTGTCGGCGGCCTCCTTTCGTAAGAGATAGATTTGTGGCTAAAGTGGGGCGCTGTTTGCGCTGACTATCTATTGAAACAAAAAACGGCCCGGCGGGATAGACCCAACCGGGCCGATATTTGACCTAATCAGTCCAATTTACGCCAGCCCGCGCCGCACGGCCTCTGCCGCCGCCTGCGCTCGCGTGGTCACACCCAATTTCTCGAACACATCCTGTAGTTTGCGCTTGACGGTGGTTTCGCTGAGGTGCAGTTCGACGGCAATTTTGGGATTGCTTGCCCCGGCCACTAAGAGGCCCAGGATGCGATGTTCGTCATCCGTCAGGCCGATCTCTCGAATCGCCCGTTCACGGCTGTAGTCGGTGAATTGCTCGACGACGAGATCGATCACCCTCGGGCTGAGGACCCGTTCGCCGCGATACACGGCCCGCACGGCCTGGGCCAGCGTTTCATCCGACGCGCTTTTGAGGACGTAGCCGATTGCCCCGGCTTGCAGTGCGCCTTTCACGTACTCCTCGTCGTCGAAGGAGGTCAGCATCAGAATCTTGGTTGTGGGGTGTTGGCGCGAGAGAATTCGCGCCGCCTCCACGCCGCTCATGCCCGGCATACGGATGTCGAGCAGGATGACATCGGGCGCTGTCTGCCGCGCCAACTCGACGGCGGCCGGGGCGCTGTCGGCTTCGCCCACCAACGTCATGTCCGGGTAATTGGAGAGCAGGCTACGCAATCCTTGCCGGACGATGGGGTGGTCATCCACGATCAGAATGCGAATCGGAGCCATTGGGCAATTAGAGCGTGGAGTTATCCATCCCTGCCCTCTTCTCCAGCATGATGAATCGGCGCGGTGAGGTTGACGCGCGTTCCCTGCCCCGGCGCAGTGTGGATGGTGAGCCGCCCGCCCAGGCCCTCAGCCCGCTCGCGCATGCCCAACAATCCGACACCGTCTCGCCGGGTATCATTGGGATCGAAGCCCCGGCCATCGTCGGCGACAGAGAGCGTCACGGCGGAAGGGGTGAAGCCGACGGCGACCTCGGCCCGGCATGCGCCGGCGTGAACGCTGACGTTTTGCAGGGCCTCCTGCATGATCCGGTACAGGCCAATTTCCATGTCGGGCGGCAAGCGAACTGCCTCGCCGCTGGCCTGCACCACACACGGAATGCCAGTGTATTGGGCGAAACGCTCGGCATAGCGCCGCAGTGACGGAACCAACCCCAACGCGTCGAGGGAGGGCGGGCGCAAATCGTAAATGATCTGTTTGATCTCGCGCTCCATGCGCCGCAAAACTTCTGCCACTTGCTCAAGCGAGGCCTCGGCCAGCGCCAGCTCGTCCCCCCGCAGCCGCTCGCGCCCAGACTTGAGTTCGAGCAGGGCGCCGATGAGCAATTGATTGAGGCCGTCGTGCATATCTTGCGAGATGCGCTGGCGCTCGCGCTCCTGCACGTTCACGGTGTCGGCCAGCAGTTGGCGCAATTGCTCGGCCTTCTGGGCGAGGGCTTCCTGCGCTTCTTGCAGAGCCTGGGTGCGATCGGCAACCTTGCGCTCCAGCCCGGCTTTGGCCGCCTGCAACTCTTCGTACAGTTGCGCGTTGCGGATGGCGATGGCGACCTGGGCCGCATACGTCACCAATAGTTGTTCGTGGTCGTCGTCGTAGGGCGTGGGCCGGTTCGCCACCCCGATCATGCCGATGGGTGATTCGCGCCCGCGTAGAGGCACACCCAGGAAAGTGTGCACCGGTGGGTGTCCCCGCGGCTGGCCGACACGCAGTGGATCGGCCATTGCATCTTCAGAACGCACCTGGCGGTTCTCCAGCACCACGCGGGCGAACACGTTGGGCCGCAGGGGAATGACGTGCGATTGATCATAAAACTCGGTCGTCGGGTGGAAGCCGCGGATCGCCACCACGTCCATTGCCTTCCCGTCCGCCGTATTCAGGCCGATGAAGCCGAACTGCGACTCGGTGAGGTCGAGGCAATGGCCCAGAGCGATGTCCATCACCGATTGCAAATCGCGCAAGGTCGAGAGTTCAACCGCCAGGTGATAAAGCGCCTGGAGGCGGTTGCGCTGGTGAGCGTCACTATCCTGTTGAAGTGTTGGAGCGAGGGCAATAGCCATAGTTACCTCATCTGAATATCAAACGGCGCTTTGAGTATACTCCCGATCAAGCCGTTTTTGATCGCCTGCCGGAGAGTATAATCGTAGTCATGCCCGGCTCAAATGGCCTCCGCCTCGCCGAACTCCTTGCCTCCCTCTCTCTGGCCATTGACCTCGGCACCGGCCAGCCGCTGGAGTGGGTGATGAAGTGTACGCTCCTTGCCGCCAACTTGAGCAAAGCCCTCGGCTTGAGCGAAGACGACCAGCGCGACGTGTTTTTTCTCTCGCTCCTGCGCCACGTCGGTTGCACCGCCAACGCGCACGCCGACGCCGGACGTTTCGGCGATGAACTTGGGGCCGCTGAAGGCCTGACGCTCGATATGGATGATGTGGCTCAGGCGTTTGGCTTTGTGTTTCGCAGCGCGGGCAGGGGCCGGCCTCCGCTTGAAAGGCTGGGCTACATCGGCGGCCTGTTGGCGGCCGGGCCGGGGGTGGCCAAAATCAACCACGCCGCGCACTGCGAAGTGGCCGAGCGCATCTCTGAGACGCTGGGCTTCAGTCCAGCGGTTGCCGCCGGTCTATGGCAAATTTACGAACGCTGGGATGGCAAAGGCGACCCTAAAGGACTCAAAGGTGAAGACATCGCCCTGCCCGTGCGGGTCATTCATCTCGCGCAAGACGCCGCAACTTTTTATTCGTTGAACGGGATCGAATCGGCCACGACGGTGGTGCGCGGACGGGCGGGCCGCCAACTTGATCCCACCTTTGTAGATTCCTTTTGCCGCTTCGCCCCTGACCTGTGTTCTGCGCTGGACGCCGACTCACTTTGGGAGGCCCTGCTCACCGCCGAACCGGGCCGCCCCGTGCAACTGACCGACTCGCAGATAGATGCCGGTTGCCTGGCCGTCGCCGACTTCACCGACATGAAATCGCCCTTCACCCTCAACCACTCGCGCCACGTTTCGCAACTGGCCGAAGCCTCGGCCCGGCTGTGCGGCCTGCCGGAAACAGACGCGGTGAATTTACGGCGGGCGGGGCTTTTACACGACATCGGCCGGGTGGGGGTGTCGGCGGGCATTTGGGGCAAAGCCGGTTCGCTCACCGAGAGCGAGTGGGAACGAGTCCGACTGCACCCTTATTACACCGAACGAGTCTTGTCGCGCTCAAAGACGCTTGAACCGTTAGGAGCGCTGGCCGCCCTGCATCACGAGCGTCTCGACGGCTCCGGCTATCATCGCCGACTGCCCGGCGCATCACTGCCCCTTAGCGCCCGCCTGCTGGCCGCCGCCGATGCTTATTGTGCCATGACGGAACTGCGCCCACACCGCACCGCGCTTACGCCGGAGGCCGCCGCCGATCAACTGCGCCGCGAGGCGCGTTCAGGCGAGCTCGACGAGAAGGCCGTCGAGGCGGTGCTGGTCGCCGCCGGACACGCATCGCGGCTTCCCACGTGCAAGGCGGCCTCTGTCGAGTTGAGCGAACGCGAGATTGAAGTGTTGCGCCTCGTGGCGCGCGGCCTCTCCAACAAAGAAATGGCCGCCCGACTCGTCATCTCCCCCAAAACCGTCGGCCACCACGTCCAGCACATCTACAACAAAATCGGCGTCAGCACCCGGGCAGGCGCGACGCTGTTTGCGATCCAAAACAATCTGCTGGAGGCGACATGAGCCACGATCATCTCACCGCCGCTCACGCCGCACTCAAGCAAGCGCAGTGGCCTGAAGCCAAAGCGCATTTTGAGTCTGCGCTAAAGGAAGACGACGGCCCTGAAGCGCACGACGGACTGGGCATTGCATTGTGGTGGCTCAACGAGGTGAGCGCCTCGCATCAGCACCGCGCCCAAGCTTATCTCGGTTGCAAAGCGTCCGGCGATCTGCGGCGGGCGGCGCTGATCGCCGCGTGGCTGGCGCGGGAGCAGGTCTTTCTGCGCGCCAACGTCAGCGCCATGAAAGGCTGGTTCGCCCGCGCCGAACGTTTGCTGAACGAGGAGAGCGCCCCGTGCGTGGAAAGTGGCTGGCTTGCCCTCTACCGCGCCTCGATGATGTCCCCACCTGCCGAACTAGAAACAACGGCCCTCCAATCCATTGACCTCGCCCGCCGATTCAACGATCCCGGCCTCGAAGCCCTGGCCCTCGCCTTTGGCGGCCTGGCCCGCGTGGCCCTGGGGCGTGTGGAGGATGGCATGGCGTTCATTGACGAAGCGATGACGGCAGTGACCGGCGGCGAGGTGGGCAGTTTCATGATCACCAGCGAGGTCTTCTGCGCCACGCTCTCGGCGTGCGAGTTGGCGGGCGATCTGGTCCGTACCGATCATTGGTGTGAAGCGGCGCGGGCATTCGCCGATCGCTATCACTGCCCGTTCCTCTCCGCCTACTGCCGCACAACCTACGGCGGCCTGCTCACCGCCACCGGGCGCTGGGGCGAGGCCGAGGCCGAATTGATGGAGGCCATCCGCGTCTTCGAGTCCGGGCATCAAGCCTTGCGCGTTCACGCCGTCCTGCGCCTTGCCGATTTGCGCGCTTGTCAGGGGCGATTGGAAGAAGCCGAGATTCTGCTGTCCGGCTACGAAGATCACGGCGGTGCGGTTCTGCCAATGGCCCGCCTGCATTTGGCGCGGGACGAATCCGAGTTAGCTCGTGCGGTATTGGAGCAAGCTCTTCGTCCTGTGTCCGCGTCAGCGCCCACGCTGGATCACGCGCCGCTGTTGCGTTTGCTGGTGGACGTTCACCTCTCGCTGGGCAACCTCGACGCCGCCAGACGTACTGCCGATGAATTGGCCGCCCTCGCGGGAGGAGCGCACAGCGATCTTTTATTGGCTCAAGCTGATCTCGCGCAGGGGCAGGTCAAACGATTCGCCGGGGAAGCCGACTCGGCTCAATGCTTCCTCTCTGCCCTCGACCGCCTGCGGCAGTACGAGCAATCGCTGGTGGCGGGGCGCGCCAAGCTGGAGATGGCGCGGGTGCTGAAAGATAGTGACCGGCCCGGTGCGGTGACGTGGGCGCGGGCGGCGCTGGCTTGCTTCGACCGCATCGGCGCGGCTCGCGACTCCGACGAGGCCGCCGCGCTTCTGCGCGAGATGGGCGCAGTGGGGCGCGTGGGCGCGCGCACAACCGCGGCGCTTACCCAACGCGAGGAAGAAGTGCTGGCCCTGCTCGCGCGCGGCCTCTCCAACCGCGAGATCGCCGAGCGGCTGGTCATCAGCGCCAAGACCGCCGAGCATCACGTCAGCCAGATTTTGAGCAAACTGGGCCTGCGCAGCCGCGCCGAAGCGGCGGCCTATGCCCAACGAGAATCCACAAAGACAGACAAATAGGGGATGCAAATAGGGGGTGTCCCCGATGCGCCCCCGCGCCGCTCGGCCTATGATGTGGGCAATCACCCATTCACACATCAAGGAGCAAAACATGAGCGGCGAAACTTCACCCATCGTATTGCAATCAGGACAGGGCCGGGCGCTCTGGCATCTCAACGCTTTGATGAACTTCAAGGCTCTGGGCGCGGAGACGGGCGGCCAATTCTGGGCATTGGAGGGGCTGGCTGACAAGCACATGGCCGTGCCACTCCATTC from Chloroflexota bacterium encodes:
- a CDS encoding (2Fe-2S)-binding protein; the protein is MSTHHIHVTVNGTLHHADVESRLLLVHLLRENLNLTGTHIGCDSSSCGACTVMLNGRNVKSCTVLAVQADGGEVMTVEGLAQNGALHPIQEGFHQEHGLQCGFCTPGMMLSSVALLKKNPNPTEDEIRWGLSGNLCRCTGYNNIVKAVQYAAKKMQEA
- a CDS encoding xanthine dehydrogenase family protein subunit M, with the protein product MIPPTFDYAVPKTLSEAITLLGQNPEAKILAGGHSLIPMMRYRLASPALLIDINRLEGLSYIREDGGWLKIGAMTRESELDESELIHKKYPLLADTARMIADPVVRNLATVGGNLAHADPANDHPATMLAYGAQVVAASPKGNRTIPITDFFKGTFETALAHDEVLTEIQIPANKPRTGGCYLKIERKVGDYATAAVAAQVTLDASGKCSYVGIGLTNVGLVPIKATAAEAALHGKAPTDDAIRAAAGLAAAAADPSADPRGSAEYKRSLVKTLTVRALKQAVARAKG
- a CDS encoding response regulator transcription factor, translated to MAPIRILIVDDHPIVRQGLRSLLSNYPDMTLVGEADSAPAAVELARQTAPDVILLDIRMPGMSGVEAARILSRQHPTTKILMLTSFDDEEYVKGALQAGAIGYVLKSASDETLAQAVRAVYRGERVLSPRVIDLVVEQFTDYSRERAIREIGLTDDEHRILGLLVAGASNPKIAVELHLSETTVKRKLQDVFEKLGVTTRAQAAAEAVRRGLA
- a CDS encoding GAF domain-containing sensor histidine kinase, whose amino-acid sequence is MAIALAPTLQQDSDAHQRNRLQALYHLAVELSTLRDLQSVMDIALGHCLDLTESQFGFIGLNTADGKAMDVVAIRGFHPTTEFYDQSHVIPLRPNVFARVVLENRQVRSEDAMADPLRVGQPRGHPPVHTFLGVPLRGRESPIGMIGVANRPTPYDDDHEQLLVTYAAQVAIAIRNAQLYEELQAAKAGLERKVADRTQALQEAQEALAQKAEQLRQLLADTVNVQERERQRISQDMHDGLNQLLIGALLELKSGRERLRGDELALAEASLEQVAEVLRRMEREIKQIIYDLRPPSLDALGLVPSLRRYAERFAQYTGIPCVVQASGEAVRLPPDMEIGLYRIMQEALQNVSVHAGACRAEVAVGFTPSAVTLSVADDGRGFDPNDTRRDGVGLLGMRERAEGLGGRLTIHTAPGQGTRVNLTAPIHHAGEEGRDG
- a CDS encoding HD domain-containing protein is translated as MPGSNGLRLAELLASLSLAIDLGTGQPLEWVMKCTLLAANLSKALGLSEDDQRDVFFLSLLRHVGCTANAHADAGRFGDELGAAEGLTLDMDDVAQAFGFVFRSAGRGRPPLERLGYIGGLLAAGPGVAKINHAAHCEVAERISETLGFSPAVAAGLWQIYERWDGKGDPKGLKGEDIALPVRVIHLAQDAATFYSLNGIESATTVVRGRAGRQLDPTFVDSFCRFAPDLCSALDADSLWEALLTAEPGRPVQLTDSQIDAGCLAVADFTDMKSPFTLNHSRHVSQLAEASARLCGLPETDAVNLRRAGLLHDIGRVGVSAGIWGKAGSLTESEWERVRLHPYYTERVLSRSKTLEPLGALAALHHERLDGSGYHRRLPGASLPLSARLLAAADAYCAMTELRPHRTALTPEAAADQLRREARSGELDEKAVEAVLVAAGHASRLPTCKAASVELSEREIEVLRLVARGLSNKEMAARLVISPKTVGHHVQHIYNKIGVSTRAGATLFAIQNNLLEAT
- a CDS encoding helix-turn-helix transcriptional regulator, encoding MSHDHLTAAHAALKQAQWPEAKAHFESALKEDDGPEAHDGLGIALWWLNEVSASHQHRAQAYLGCKASGDLRRAALIAAWLAREQVFLRANVSAMKGWFARAERLLNEESAPCVESGWLALYRASMMSPPAELETTALQSIDLARRFNDPGLEALALAFGGLARVALGRVEDGMAFIDEAMTAVTGGEVGSFMITSEVFCATLSACELAGDLVRTDHWCEAARAFADRYHCPFLSAYCRTTYGGLLTATGRWGEAEAELMEAIRVFESGHQALRVHAVLRLADLRACQGRLEEAEILLSGYEDHGGAVLPMARLHLARDESELARAVLEQALRPVSASAPTLDHAPLLRLLVDVHLSLGNLDAARRTADELAALAGGAHSDLLLAQADLAQGQVKRFAGEADSAQCFLSALDRLRQYEQSLVAGRAKLEMARVLKDSDRPGAVTWARAALACFDRIGAARDSDEAAALLREMGAVGRVGARTTAALTQREEEVLALLARGLSNREIAERLVISAKTAEHHVSQILSKLGLRSRAEAAAYAQRESTKTDK